Proteins found in one Sphingobacteriales bacterium genomic segment:
- a CDS encoding ribonuclease HII has product MLEAFFHANYTEAGCDEAGRGCLAGPVTAAAVILKKDFYHPLLNDSKQLNESQRLLLRDYIMEQAQAWAIATASPAEIDHYNILRASMLAMHRALDQLLLRPELILVDGNFFVPYHFVPHRCFIKGDGRFAAIAAASVLAKTARDAEMEKLHESYPQYNWLNNKGYPTEAHRKAVAQFGKSPHHRQSFKVKS; this is encoded by the coding sequence ATGCTGGAGGCATTTTTTCATGCAAATTATACAGAGGCGGGCTGCGACGAAGCGGGGCGGGGTTGTTTGGCAGGTCCTGTGACGGCGGCGGCGGTGATTTTGAAAAAGGATTTTTACCACCCGCTTCTCAACGACTCCAAGCAGCTCAATGAGTCGCAACGACTGCTGCTGCGCGATTATATTATGGAGCAGGCTCAGGCGTGGGCGATAGCGACTGCTTCGCCGGCAGAAATCGACCATTATAACATTTTGCGGGCTTCTATGCTGGCAATGCACCGTGCTTTAGACCAATTGTTGCTGCGCCCTGAGTTGATTTTGGTGGACGGCAACTTTTTTGTGCCTTACCATTTTGTGCCGCATCGCTGTTTTATAAAAGGTGATGGGCGTTTTGCGGCGATAGCGGCTGCTTCGGTATTGGCAAAAACCGCCCGCGATGCCGAAATGGAAAAACTGCACGAATCCTATCCGCAATATAATTGGCTGAACAATAAGGGCTACCCCACCGAAGCGCACCGCAAAGCAGTGGCTCAGTTCGGAAAGTCGCCCCACCATCGCCAATCTTTTAAAGTAAAGTCGTAA
- a CDS encoding iron-sulfur cluster assembly accessory protein, protein MIYLSPQAKERIEKLRTEDGLSPVAFIRVAVTSGGCSGLSYQMDFDQSMQPDDQIFEDKGEKIVTNPRSLLYLYGSTLDFSEGLNGKGFHFINPNAARTCSCGESFSL, encoded by the coding sequence ATGATATATTTATCACCTCAGGCAAAGGAACGCATAGAAAAACTCCGCACGGAAGACGGACTTTCGCCCGTAGCATTTATTCGCGTTGCAGTAACAAGCGGCGGCTGCTCCGGTTTGAGCTATCAGATGGATTTTGACCAATCTATGCAGCCCGATGACCAAATTTTTGAAGATAAAGGCGAAAAAATTGTGACCAATCCGCGCAGTTTACTCTATTTATATGGTTCTACTTTAGATTTTTCAGAAGGCTTAAACGGCAAAGGCTTTCATTTTATCAATCCTAATGCAGCACGCACTTGTAGTTGCGGTGAAAGTTTTTCATTATAA